A genomic stretch from Leptospira neocaledonica includes:
- a CDS encoding DUF4468 domain-containing protein, which yields MNKKAKISIFLWIGLAFNCASLASLAPVEIRQKSFVKENTGVDKNKAYDRAAIWFSKNFNDSNSVTRLKDSIESRIIGKGTLKCDVSYSLTEADAAYHDFSIDFQARENKIRIKIENIWSYRLHPYNKEKISWGPTDEEDIQNVLSKCFEPLIVNPLVESISGRKDKEDNW from the coding sequence ATGAATAAAAAAGCAAAAATATCGATATTTTTATGGATTGGGCTGGCATTTAATTGTGCGTCCCTTGCATCTCTTGCGCCTGTCGAGATACGACAAAAATCTTTTGTGAAAGAGAATACTGGCGTAGATAAGAATAAGGCTTATGACAGAGCTGCGATTTGGTTTTCTAAAAACTTTAACGATTCTAATTCAGTCACTCGCCTAAAAGATTCAATAGAATCAAGAATCATTGGGAAAGGAACATTGAAATGCGATGTCTCGTATTCATTAACAGAGGCCGATGCTGCTTATCATGATTTTTCCATTGATTTTCAAGCAAGAGAAAATAAAATACGAATCAAAATAGAGAATATATGGTCTTACCGACTTCACCCGTATAATAAAGAGAAGATTTCTTGGGGACCTACGGACGAAGAAGATATACAAAATGTATTATCAAAGTGTTTTGAACCGCTTATTGTGAATCCACTAGTAGAGTCAATTTCCGGGAGAAAAGATAAAGAAGATAATTGGTGA
- a CDS encoding FRG domain-containing protein — MKIKKYNFDSIENILDYMRALAITKKSYIFRGIPKEKYSLTTTVERDYDLEDLRDGGYGIDETIALEKFFRAAYHYESEWKFDPDSILEIWSLIQHHGGRTRLLDFTHSFPVALYFSFWKLEEDFDPAIWCFNREILKDKLVASVQNLLPNKSKYESVYGYSNRFTRNRWKEEELLRSLRPENSLLNILLHYSMKGFWSEKNASIPNLMIPIEPLRMNRRLIMQNGCFLMPINSRTSSMINLVSMLKGEDVQELKIDYEYEAPTFENFQKAFEMKENMVINLKQVKTQNCTYLLGGLNIRGETLFPDFQGLITSATKLGRIPKHLR, encoded by the coding sequence ATGAAGATTAAAAAATATAATTTCGATTCAATAGAAAATATCTTAGATTACATGCGAGCTCTAGCTATTACGAAAAAGTCGTATATATTTAGAGGAATTCCAAAGGAAAAATATTCATTAACGACAACTGTGGAGAGAGACTATGATTTAGAAGATCTAAGAGATGGAGGATATGGAATTGATGAAACAATTGCATTAGAGAAATTTTTTAGAGCTGCTTATCATTATGAATCTGAATGGAAATTTGACCCTGACAGTATTCTCGAGATTTGGTCGTTAATTCAACATCATGGGGGTAGAACCCGACTCTTAGATTTTACGCATTCCTTTCCTGTGGCACTCTATTTTTCATTTTGGAAACTGGAAGAGGATTTTGATCCGGCAATTTGGTGCTTTAATAGAGAAATTCTTAAAGATAAGCTTGTGGCATCTGTGCAAAATTTACTGCCGAATAAATCTAAATATGAATCTGTATATGGATACTCAAATAGATTTACAAGGAATAGGTGGAAAGAAGAAGAATTACTGAGATCTTTAAGACCAGAAAATTCCTTATTAAATATTCTTTTGCATTATAGTATGAAAGGTTTTTGGTCGGAAAAAAATGCATCTATTCCGAATCTTATGATTCCAATTGAACCTTTAAGAATGAATCGAAGATTAATAATGCAGAATGGCTGTTTTCTTATGCCTATAAATTCAAGAACTTCAAGTATGATAAATTTAGTTAGTATGCTTAAGGGTGAAGATGTTCAAGAATTGAAGATAGATTATGAATATGAGGCGCCTACTTTTGAAAATTTTCAGAAAGCTTTTGAAATGAAAGAGAATATGGTCATTAACTTAAAACAGGTTAAAACGCAAAATTGTACATATTTATTGGGAGGCCTAAATATTCGAGGCGAGACCTTGTTCCCTGACTTCCAAGGATTGATCACGTCTGCTACTAAGTTGGGGCGGATTCCAAAGCATTTACGTTAA